Proteins from a single region of Longimicrobiales bacterium:
- a CDS encoding pitrilysin family protein has product MSTKSAEQPVSIPFERYRLDNGLRVVLSRDPGAPVVAVNLWYNVGSRNERPGRTGFAHLFEHMMFQGSEHVPEMAHFALIEQAGGSLNGSTWLDRTNYFETLPAHYLELGLWLESDRLGWLLPAMTQEKLDNQRDVVKNERRWRVDNQPYGDWDERLQAMMYPPDHPYHHSVIGSMEDLDAASLEDIEQFFRTYYAPNNAVLSIVGDFDPAQARELVQRYFGDIPAGAAVPPIPGRTDIPLAMEGEVRDTVEQDISLARVYQAYRTPPFGSDEYYAGVVASYILGTGKAALLYRTLVREQQLAQDVIAYAFPIVVGASMIVVWATARPGTGIDEMEAALSEQIEALSAVDDADVERAVAMLETSHLTELQTVDERADQLSMYTTLFDDPDRINTELARVRGVTTAAVRAFAKRYLHGDNRAVLRYVPKNGADS; this is encoded by the coding sequence ATGTCGACGAAATCGGCTGAGCAGCCGGTGAGCATACCGTTCGAGCGATACCGGCTGGACAACGGCCTGCGTGTCGTGCTGTCGCGTGATCCCGGCGCGCCGGTGGTCGCTGTGAACCTGTGGTACAACGTCGGGTCGCGTAACGAGCGGCCGGGGCGTACCGGTTTCGCGCACCTGTTCGAGCACATGATGTTCCAGGGCTCGGAGCACGTGCCGGAGATGGCGCATTTCGCGCTGATCGAGCAGGCGGGCGGCTCACTGAACGGCTCCACGTGGCTGGATCGGACGAACTACTTCGAGACACTGCCCGCGCACTACCTGGAGCTCGGGCTGTGGCTGGAGTCGGATCGGCTCGGCTGGCTGCTGCCCGCCATGACGCAGGAGAAGCTCGACAACCAGCGCGACGTCGTGAAGAACGAGCGCCGCTGGCGCGTCGACAACCAGCCGTATGGCGACTGGGATGAGCGGCTCCAGGCGATGATGTATCCGCCCGACCATCCGTACCATCACTCCGTGATCGGCTCGATGGAGGATCTCGACGCGGCGAGCCTCGAGGACATCGAGCAGTTCTTCCGCACGTACTACGCGCCCAACAACGCCGTGCTGTCCATCGTCGGCGACTTCGACCCCGCGCAGGCGCGCGAGCTCGTGCAGCGCTATTTCGGTGACATCCCCGCCGGCGCCGCCGTCCCGCCGATCCCGGGCCGCACCGACATCCCGCTCGCGATGGAAGGCGAGGTGCGGGACACGGTGGAGCAGGACATATCGCTCGCGCGCGTCTACCAGGCGTACCGCACGCCGCCGTTCGGCTCCGACGAGTACTACGCCGGCGTCGTCGCATCCTACATCCTGGGCACCGGCAAGGCTGCGCTGCTGTACCGCACGCTGGTGCGTGAACAGCAGCTCGCGCAGGACGTCATCGCCTATGCGTTCCCGATCGTGGTCGGCGCATCGATGATCGTCGTCTGGGCGACGGCGCGGCCGGGGACAGGCATCGACGAGATGGAGGCGGCGCTGAGCGAGCAGATCGAAGCACTCTCAGCCGTGGACGACGCCGATGTCGAGCGCGCGGTCGCGATGCTCGAGACCAGTCACCTCACCGAGCTGCAGACAGTCGACGAGCGCGCGGACCAGCTGTCGATGTATACGACGCTGTTCGACGATCCGGACCGCATCAACACGGAGCTCGCGCGCGTGCGCGGCGTGACTACCGCGGCTGTGCGCGCGTTCGCGAAACGCTATCTCCATGGTGACAACCGCGCCGTACTCAGGTACGTGCCGAAGAACGGGGCGGACTCATGA
- a CDS encoding pitrilysin family protein gives MRARAQPPVLPAPQTPRLPPVSRHRLSNGLDVHIVEWRELPVVDARLVVRGAAYGDGPARSGRAHMLGDLLDQGTATRTAFDIADQAELIGASLETRATWDAFSAALHVLTPRIDAALELLADVVVNATFPVEEIERRRHERLAEILQERDEARTMATQAFNRHAFGSAHPFSAPLAGTRASVESIRRQDLLELYGARFSPGNAFLVLVGDITADTTLPLLERLFGGWSGTAAPALPAIEPEPPGRTAVHIVDRPAAPQSELRVGLPGPRRDTGDYFPLLVANTILGGAFTSRLNMRLREEKAYTYGAGSSFALRAGGGPFLASTAVATAATADAVDVIVSEIARMSREPVPAAELERARNYIVLGLPRTFETTGDIAEHVTEVALHGLGADYYDTYAGNVRAVSAADVQEASARWLRRDELTIAIAGDAGAIMEDLDSLEIGAVDVDEIG, from the coding sequence ATGAGGGCCCGCGCCCAGCCGCCGGTCCTGCCGGCGCCGCAGACGCCGCGACTGCCGCCGGTATCGCGCCACCGTCTCTCGAATGGTCTGGATGTGCACATCGTCGAGTGGCGCGAGCTGCCCGTTGTCGATGCGCGGCTCGTCGTGCGAGGTGCCGCGTACGGCGATGGACCGGCACGGTCGGGTCGCGCGCACATGCTCGGCGACCTGCTCGATCAGGGGACCGCGACGCGCACTGCGTTCGACATCGCGGATCAGGCGGAGCTGATCGGCGCTTCGCTCGAGACACGCGCGACGTGGGACGCGTTCTCGGCGGCGCTGCACGTGCTCACTCCGCGCATCGACGCCGCACTCGAGCTGCTGGCGGACGTGGTGGTGAATGCGACGTTCCCCGTGGAGGAGATCGAGCGTCGTCGACACGAGCGGCTCGCGGAGATACTCCAGGAGCGCGACGAAGCGCGCACAATGGCGACGCAGGCGTTCAACCGCCACGCGTTCGGGTCCGCGCATCCGTTTTCCGCGCCGCTCGCCGGCACACGCGCGAGCGTCGAGTCGATCCGGCGCCAGGACCTGCTCGAGCTGTACGGCGCGCGTTTTTCGCCGGGCAACGCGTTCCTCGTCCTGGTCGGCGACATAACGGCGGACACGACGCTCCCGCTGCTCGAGCGACTGTTCGGCGGCTGGTCCGGCACAGCGGCACCCGCATTGCCCGCGATCGAGCCGGAGCCGCCGGGCCGCACCGCGGTTCACATCGTGGATCGGCCGGCTGCACCGCAGTCGGAGCTGAGGGTGGGGCTGCCGGGCCCGCGCCGCGATACCGGGGACTATTTCCCGCTGCTCGTGGCCAACACTATCCTGGGCGGCGCCTTTACGTCCCGTCTGAACATGCGCCTGCGGGAGGAAAAGGCTTATACATACGGGGCGGGATCGAGCTTCGCGCTCCGCGCGGGCGGCGGACCGTTCCTGGCCAGCACCGCGGTGGCGACAGCGGCGACGGCCGACGCGGTCGATGTGATCGTGTCGGAGATCGCACGCATGTCGCGTGAGCCGGTGCCCGCGGCGGAGCTGGAGCGGGCGCGCAACTACATCGTGCTGGGTCTGCCGCGCACATTCGAGACGACGGGCGACATTGCGGAGCACGTGACGGAAGTGGCGCTGCACGGACTTGGAGCGGACTACTACGACACGTATGCCGGGAACGTGCGTGCGGTGAGTGCCGCGGATGTGCAGGAGGCGTCGGCACGCTGGCTGCGCCGCGATGAACTGACGATCGCGATCGCGGGCGATGCGGGCGCGATCATGGAAGATCTGGACTCGCTGGAGATCGGAGCCGTGGATGTCGACGAAATCGGCTGA